The window GCAGTTCGCGCTTTCGGCCGTCGAGCGAGCGGGTGACCAAGCGACGGGCCAGGTCGTGTGCCGAGACCACGGCGTGGTCGTCGTCGCGCGCGGGAAATTCGCCGGTGAGAAGCTCTGCTGCCAGCGAGCGATACGGCTCGCGCACCGCCGAGACGGCCTCGACCGCCCAGCCCGGGCGGCTGACGTCGGTGGCCGCGGCCACGCTCTGCCGCACGGCCTCGAGCGCAGGATTGCGCATCTCGAGCGCCACGGCTCGTTGCCGCAGATCGGGATCGATGCGATGGCCGTACTGCAGAAACCCCATCATCGCGTCGCGCTCGAGGCCCACGTCGGGGGTGCGCGGCAGAGTGGCCAGCGTCACCCGGAGTTCTGGTGAGGGGGCGGATGCCGCAGGCTCAGCACGCTGCGGCGCGCGGGCCGCGCTCGCCTCGGCGTGCGCAGCGCGGTCGACCTCACGGTGCACCTCGCCGGTGTCCATGCCCAGCCGACGGGCCAGAACCCGCTCGTACTCGCGGCGGATGATCGGGTCGCGCAACTCGGCGACGATCGGCGCCGCCGCCCGAAGCCCGCCGATGCGCCCCTCGACGGTGGCCAGGTCGAACCCCGCCACCCGCTGATCGATGACGAACTCGAACATCGGCACCTTGGCGTCCATCAGCGAGCGAACAGCGGCATCCCCCCGCTGCAGACGCAGATCGCAAGGGTCCAGGCCCTGCGGGCCGGTAGCCACGAAGCTCTGCGCCTTCAGTGACTTCGTCGACGCGAAAGCGCGCACCGCGGCCTTCTGACCGGCGGCATCCGGGTCGAATGTGAACACGACCTCGGCCGTGCCGTCATCGCCGATCACGCGGCGCAGGATGTTCATGTGGTCGGCGCCGAACGCCGTGCCACAGGTGGCCACGGCGGTGGTGACACCGGCCAGATGACAGGCCATCACATCGGTGTAGCCCTCGACGACCACCACGCGGCGTGGTTCGCCCCGGGAGATGTCGCGCTTGGCCAGGTCGAGGCCGTAGAGCACCTGCGTCTTCTTGTAGAGCACGGTCTCGGGGGTGTTGAGGTACTTCGGGCCGTTGTCGTCATCGAACAGCCGACGTGCGCCGAAGCCGAGCGTCTGCCCGGTGATGTCGCGGATCGGCCACACGACCCGACCGCGGAACCGGTCGTACACGCCGCGCTGCCCCTGCGAGACGAGGCCGGCAGCGATCAGCTCGTCACGCGTGAAGCCCTGCTTCGTCATCGCGTCGAGCAACCCCGACCAGCCCTTGGGCGCGTAGCCGACCCCGAAGTGCGCCGCTGCGCCGGCATCGAAGCCGCGCTGGCCGAGAAAACGCCGACCCGCATCGGCCTCGGGCGTCATCAGCTGCTGTCGGAACCACTCGGCTGCCGCGGCGTTGGCGGCGTACAGGCGCGTGCGACCCGAGGTCTCGGGTGCGGCGCCGCCCTCTTCGTAGTGCAGGGTGAAACCGATGCGCGCCGCAAGGCGCTCGACGGCTTCAGTGAACGAGAGGTGGTCCATCTGCCGCAAGAAGGTGTACACGTCGCCCGACTCACCGCATCCGAAGCAGTGATAGAAGCCCACCTGTGGGCGCACGTTGAAGCTCGGGCTCTTCTCGTCGTGGAACGGGCACAGGCCCTTCATCGACCCGATGCCGGCCGGCTTGAGCGCGACCCGCTCGCCGATCACATCGGCGATGTTCACGCGTGCCTTGACCTCGTCGATGTCGGCCTGCGCGATGCGCCCCGGCATCAGGGCACCCCCACATGGTCGGGCGACCAGACGCCCAGCGATGCGGCATCGACCTCGCCCACGAGACGGCGATGCCAAGAGATCGCCAGCTGATCGGTCAGGCTGGCGACCTGGTCGACGACGGCACGACGGGCCGCGGCATCCGTGGTCGCAGAGGCGAAGTCCTCGGCATAGACCGGCGTGAGGTGCTCGGGACGCTCCCACAGTGCATCGGCGATGCGCTTGAGCACCCGGCGCTGCTCCTTGTACAGCTGTTTGCGCCCCTCGATCGAGACGACGAAGGCGCCGATGATGCCTTTGAGCACGGCCATCTCGACCTCGATCACGCGCGGCACCACGACATGGGCGCGATAGCGGGTGAGCACCGGGGTGTCGTACGCCTCGCGCGTGGCCGATGTCGCCGCGCGGGCGAAGCGGCCGATGAGGTCGCTGGTGAGGTTCTTCAAACGTGCCAGTGCGGCACGAGTGCCATCGAACGAGGTCAGCCAATCACTGAGCTGGGTCAGCCGGTGCAGGGCGTCGGCGAGTTCGTCGCGGTGGAAGTCGTAGCCCACCCAGGTCTGGATAGCATCGAGCAGCGCCTCGTGCTCACCGGACGCGGTCAGCCGCGCCGGGTCGAGGTAGCCGTTGACGATGGCGTCTTCGAAGTCGTGCACGGAGTAGGCGATGTCGTCGGAGAGGTCCATGACCTCAGCTTCGATGCAGCGCACGCGCCCCGGCGCGCCCGCGCGCATCCAGTGGAAGATCTCTTCGTCGTCGGCGTACACCCCGAATTTCAACCGGCCGCCGGCGTCGGGCAGGGGGTGCGCGGCGGTCCACGGGTACTTGCAGGTGGCATCCAGGCTCGCGCGGGTGAGGTTGAGCCCGTAGCTGGCGCCGTCGGGCCCGAGCACCTTGGGTTCGAGGCGCGTGATGATCCGCAGGGTCTGCGCGTTGCCCTCGAATCCGCCGATGTCTTCGGCCCAGTCGTTGAGCGCCCGCTCGCCGTTGTGCCCGAACGGCGGATGCCCCAAGTCGTGGTTCAAGCACGCGGTGTCGACGACGTCGGGCGACAGCCGCAGGGCGGTGGCCAGCTCGCGGCCCACCTGCGCCACCTCGAGAGAGTGGGTCAGGCGGTTGCGGGCGAAGTCAGCCGGCGAGGCGGGGCTGAGCACCTGGGTCTTGGCGGCCAGTCGCCGCAGTGCCGCCGAATGCAGCACCCGGGCGCGGTCGCGGGCGAAGTCGTCACGCTGCGAGCGATGCCGCTCCCCGAAGTACCGCGCGGCATCCGCCTCGTCGTATCCGCTCGGCCGGCCCGGGGCGACGCCGACCGCGGACGCCCCCTCAGCCGCCACTCGTGTCGGCCTCCGATTCGGTGAGGGATGCCGCATGTGCGCCGATCTCGCGCGAGTCGAGCCACCCCTCGGGCAGCACGGTGCGCTTGGGCGAACCCGCCCGCCCCCGCTGCCCCTCGGCCGATGCTCCCGGGTAGGGGGCGTCGAGGTCCATCTCGGCCAGAAGCTCGTCGATCTCGGCCAGACTCGACGATGTCGCCAGCCGCGCACGCAGCTCGCCCCCGACCGGGTAACCCTTGAAATACCACGCCACGTGCTTGCGGATGTCGCGGCATCCCCGGTCTTCGTCTTCGAAGAACTCGACGAGCAGTTCTGCATGCCGCCGGAACGCGCGGGCGACGAAGCCCAGGGTTGCATCCACAGGCTCGGCGGTCGCCGCCCCCGGCTCACCGAGCGCGCGGGCCAGATCGCCGAACAGCCACGGCCGGCCGAGGCATCCACGTCCTACCACGACGCCATCGCAACCGGTCTCGGCCATCATGCGCTGCGCATCGCCGGCCGACCAGATGTCGCCGTTGCCGAGCACCGGGATGCTGGTGATGGCCTGCTTGAGCGTGGCGATGGCCGACCAGTCGGCATGCCCCGAGTAGTACTGGCTCGCCGTGCGCGCGTGCAGGGCTATGGCCGAGACACCGGCGTCTTCGGCGATGCGGGCCGCGTCGAGGTAGGTGAGGTGGGTGTCGTCGATACCCTTGCGCATCTTGATCGTGACCGGGATGGTGCCCGCGGCTTTCACGGCGCGCGTGACGATGGCCTCGAAGAGGTCGAGCTTCCACGGCAGGGCCGATCCGCCGCCCTTGCGCGTGACCTTGGGCACGGGGCATCCGAAGTTCATGTCGATGTGATCGGCCCGGTCTTCGTCGACGAGGATCTTCACGGCGTTTTCGACCGTCACCGGGTCGACGCCGTACAGCTGGATCGAGCGCAGCGACTCGGACTCGTGGTGGGTGATCAGCCGCATGGTCACGGCATTGCGCTCGACGAGGGCGCGGGTCGTGATCATCTCGCTGACGTAGAGCCCCGCCCCGTATTCGCGGCACAACCGGCGGAATGCGGCGTTCGTGATGCCGGCCATCGGCGCCAGCACCACCGGCGCGTCGAGCTCGATGGGCCCGATGCGCAAGGTGCGGGCGGGAGCGGCGAGGGTGGTCACCCCTCTATTCTCCCAGACGGCGACACCCGCGTGGTCGTGCGCGCTTAGGCTGTGGAGATGAGCGAAACTGTCCGCACAGATCTGCGCGAGATCCCTTTCAGAACCGCCGACGGCGCCACGGCCACGTTGGCTGATTTCGACGGCAGGGTGCTGATGATCGTCAATGTCGCCTCGAAGTGCGGACTGACCCCGCAGTACGAACAGCTCGAACAGCTGCAACGTGTCTATGGTGAGCGCGGATTCACCGTTCTCGGATTTCCCTGCAACCAGTTCCATGGTCAGGAGCCGGGGTCGATCGACGAGATTCTCGAGTACTGCTCGACCACGTGGGGAGTCACCTTTCCCGTGTTCGACAAGCTCGAGGTCAACGGTCCCGACGCGGCGCCGCTTTATCAGGAACTGACGAAGGTCGAGGACCCGGATGGCCAGCGGGGGCCGGTCGCCTGGAACTTCGAGAAGTTCCTCGTCACGCCCGACGGCGCTGTGCACCGCTTCCGCCCGCAGACCACACCCGACGACCCGGCCGTGATCGCGGTGATCGAGCAGAATCTGCCTGGCTGAGCGGCGCCTTCGGCGGGGCATCCGCCGGTTGCGGAGGCACTGTCACAGAAACGGCGCCCTCCCGGCGAAACACCCACACCTTCTGTGACACCGTCGCCACGCGTGTCACACAAACGGCGACCTCCAGGCCGAACAGCCACACCTACTGTGACACGGCCACCACGCGTGTCACACAAGGAGCGGCCTCCAGGCCGAACAGCCACACCTACTGTGACACCGTCGCCACGCGTGTCACACAAGGAGCGGCCTCCAGGCCGAACACCCGCACAAACTGTGACACGGCGGCGCCGAGCGGTGGGTCGCTCAAAGTGCAACGCACCGCCGCGGAGGCGGCTCGCGCCGCGACGCACCCCGCACGCGTGTCACACAAGCGGCGACTTCCCGGCGGAACAGCCGCACCTTCTGTGACACGGCCACCATGCGCGTCACACAAACGGCGACTTCCCGGCGGAACAGCCGCACCTTCTGCGACACGGCCACCATGCGCGTCACACAAACGGCGACCTCCCGGCGGACCACCCGCACCTACTGTGACACGGCCGCGCCGAGCGGTGGGTCGCTCAAACTGCGACGCACCGCCGCGGAGGCGGCTCGCGCCGTGCCGCACCCCGCACGCGTGTCACACAAGCGGCGACCTCCCGGCGGAACAGCCGCACCTTCTGTGACACGGCGGCGCAAAGCTGCGTGTCACACAAGCGGCGACCTCCCGGCGAAACACCCACACCTTCTGTG is drawn from Microbacterium protaetiae and contains these coding sequences:
- the dnaG gene encoding DNA primase; this translates as MPGRIAQADIDEVKARVNIADVIGERVALKPAGIGSMKGLCPFHDEKSPSFNVRPQVGFYHCFGCGESGDVYTFLRQMDHLSFTEAVERLAARIGFTLHYEEGGAAPETSGRTRLYAANAAAAEWFRQQLMTPEADAGRRFLGQRGFDAGAAAHFGVGYAPKGWSGLLDAMTKQGFTRDELIAAGLVSQGQRGVYDRFRGRVVWPIRDITGQTLGFGARRLFDDDNGPKYLNTPETVLYKKTQVLYGLDLAKRDISRGEPRRVVVVEGYTDVMACHLAGVTTAVATCGTAFGADHMNILRRVIGDDGTAEVVFTFDPDAAGQKAAVRAFASTKSLKAQSFVATGPQGLDPCDLRLQRGDAAVRSLMDAKVPMFEFVIDQRVAGFDLATVEGRIGGLRAAAPIVAELRDPIIRREYERVLARRLGMDTGEVHREVDRAAHAEASAARAPQRAEPAASAPSPELRVTLATLPRTPDVGLERDAMMGFLQYGHRIDPDLRQRAVALEMRNPALEAVRQSVAAATDVSRPGWAVEAVSAVREPYRSLAAELLTGEFPARDDDHAVVSAHDLARRLVTRSLDGRKRELLGAIQRVPADSEQGRAVRIELRELDAERQRLLAES
- a CDS encoding deoxyguanosinetriphosphate triphosphohydrolase — encoded protein: MRHPSPNRRPTRVAAEGASAVGVAPGRPSGYDEADAARYFGERHRSQRDDFARDRARVLHSAALRRLAAKTQVLSPASPADFARNRLTHSLEVAQVGRELATALRLSPDVVDTACLNHDLGHPPFGHNGERALNDWAEDIGGFEGNAQTLRIITRLEPKVLGPDGASYGLNLTRASLDATCKYPWTAAHPLPDAGGRLKFGVYADDEEIFHWMRAGAPGRVRCIEAEVMDLSDDIAYSVHDFEDAIVNGYLDPARLTASGEHEALLDAIQTWVGYDFHRDELADALHRLTQLSDWLTSFDGTRAALARLKNLTSDLIGRFARAATSATREAYDTPVLTRYRAHVVVPRVIEVEMAVLKGIIGAFVVSIEGRKQLYKEQRRVLKRIADALWERPEHLTPVYAEDFASATTDAAARRAVVDQVASLTDQLAISWHRRLVGEVDAASLGVWSPDHVGVP
- the dusB gene encoding tRNA dihydrouridine synthase DusB, with protein sequence MTTLAAPARTLRIGPIELDAPVVLAPMAGITNAAFRRLCREYGAGLYVSEMITTRALVERNAVTMRLITHHESESLRSIQLYGVDPVTVENAVKILVDEDRADHIDMNFGCPVPKVTRKGGGSALPWKLDLFEAIVTRAVKAAGTIPVTIKMRKGIDDTHLTYLDAARIAEDAGVSAIALHARTASQYYSGHADWSAIATLKQAITSIPVLGNGDIWSAGDAQRMMAETGCDGVVVGRGCLGRPWLFGDLARALGEPGAATAEPVDATLGFVARAFRRHAELLVEFFEDEDRGCRDIRKHVAWYFKGYPVGGELRARLATSSSLAEIDELLAEMDLDAPYPGASAEGQRGRAGSPKRTVLPEGWLDSREIGAHAASLTESEADTSGG
- a CDS encoding glutathione peroxidase — translated: MSETVRTDLREIPFRTADGATATLADFDGRVLMIVNVASKCGLTPQYEQLEQLQRVYGERGFTVLGFPCNQFHGQEPGSIDEILEYCSTTWGVTFPVFDKLEVNGPDAAPLYQELTKVEDPDGQRGPVAWNFEKFLVTPDGAVHRFRPQTTPDDPAVIAVIEQNLPG